From Azospirillum humicireducens, a single genomic window includes:
- a CDS encoding helix-turn-helix domain-containing protein: MQKKLFLGYKLRRLREQRGLTQASLAKTLELSPSYLNQLENNQRPLTLSVLMRIAATFELELSAFLEDEDSRLVSDLREALADPLFAGAPLTSGELRSVVGSSPELARRVLSLHQAYQKLHERVQSLADSLSNREQGDSFAGPQFPYEEVRDYFHYCNNYIGPLDEAAERLWDTEKIHSGSLLNELAAYLKRRHDVRVKIVADEAGETAMRSYDASTGTLRLSALLTSASRAFHMANQIALLEFGDQIDELVDQAKFSSEDARSICRVGLANYFAGALVLPYRAFAAQARALRHDVEQLQSRFSASFEQVCHRLSTLQRPGARGLPFYFVRVDMAGNITKRHSATRFHFARFGGACPLWNVHEAFAQPGKILVQFAQMPDRTTYISIARTVTKRGGAYLKPSRQFAVGLGCEASHAPELVYAAGIDIADLKAAVPIGVNCRLCERTDCQQRAFPPIGSELRVNEHHRSFVPYLFNPPDTPSG, encoded by the coding sequence ATGCAAAAGAAACTCTTCCTTGGCTATAAGCTGCGCCGCCTGCGCGAACAGCGCGGTCTGACCCAGGCGTCGCTGGCCAAGACGCTGGAGCTTTCCCCCAGCTATCTCAACCAGTTGGAGAATAACCAGCGCCCGCTGACCCTGTCGGTGCTGATGCGGATCGCCGCCACCTTCGAACTGGAACTGTCCGCCTTTCTGGAGGACGAGGACAGCCGGCTGGTCTCCGACCTGCGCGAGGCGCTGGCCGACCCGCTCTTTGCGGGAGCACCGCTGACCTCGGGCGAGCTGCGCAGCGTGGTCGGCTCCAGCCCGGAGCTGGCCCGTCGGGTTCTCAGCCTGCATCAGGCCTATCAGAAATTGCACGAGCGGGTGCAGTCGCTGGCCGACAGCCTGTCGAACCGCGAACAGGGCGACAGTTTTGCCGGGCCGCAGTTTCCGTACGAGGAGGTGCGGGACTATTTCCACTACTGCAACAACTACATCGGCCCGTTGGACGAGGCGGCGGAGCGGCTGTGGGACACCGAGAAGATCCATTCCGGATCGCTGTTGAACGAACTGGCCGCCTATCTGAAGCGCCGCCACGACGTGCGGGTGAAGATCGTCGCCGACGAGGCGGGTGAGACCGCCATGCGCAGCTATGACGCCTCCACCGGCACGCTGCGCCTGTCGGCCCTGCTGACCAGCGCCAGCCGCGCCTTCCACATGGCGAACCAGATCGCATTGCTGGAGTTCGGCGACCAGATCGACGAGCTGGTGGATCAGGCGAAATTCTCCAGCGAGGACGCCCGGTCGATCTGCCGGGTCGGGCTCGCCAACTACTTCGCCGGTGCTCTGGTCCTGCCCTACCGTGCCTTCGCGGCGCAGGCCCGCGCCTTGCGCCACGACGTGGAACAGCTGCAAAGCCGCTTCTCCGCCAGTTTCGAGCAGGTCTGCCACCGGCTTTCCACCCTGCAGCGGCCGGGCGCGCGCGGCCTGCCCTTCTACTTCGTGCGGGTCGACATGGCCGGCAACATCACCAAGCGCCATTCCGCCACCCGCTTCCACTTCGCCCGCTTCGGCGGCGCCTGCCCGCTGTGGAACGTGCACGAGGCCTTCGCACAGCCCGGCAAGATCCTGGTGCAGTTCGCCCAGATGCCCGACCGCACCACCTACATCAGCATCGCCCGCACCGTGACCAAGCGCGGCGGCGCCTATCTGAAGCCGTCACGGCAATTCGCCGTCGGGCTGGGATGCGAGGCGAGCCATGCGCCGGAGCTGGTCTATGCCGCCGGCATCGACATCGCCGACCTCAAGGCGGCGGTCCCCATCGGCGTCAACTGCCGCCTGTGCGAGCGCACCGACTGCCAGCAGCGCGCCTTCCCGCCGATCGGCAGCGAGTTGCGGGTGAACGAGCATCACCGCAGCTTCGTGCCCTACCTGTTCAATCCGCCGGACACGCCGTCCGGCTGA
- a CDS encoding type II toxin-antitoxin system CcdA family antitoxin, with the protein MSRIDPAKKNEHPVSDTLENASHVSSMDAEKKKWMEDNRVAFAAYDALVDRLGLFGEEYRNFE; encoded by the coding sequence ATGTCCAGGATCGATCCAGCCAAGAAGAATGAACATCCCGTTTCCGATACGCTGGAAAACGCATCCCATGTGTCGTCCATGGATGCCGAAAAAAAGAAGTGGATGGAAGACAATCGGGTGGCCTTCGCCGCCTATGATGCGTTGGTGGACCGGCTTGGTCTTTTTGGTGAAGAGTACCGGAACTTCGAATGA
- a CDS encoding cytochrome c1, whose amino-acid sequence MRALKTAILSAALALGLAGAAQAAEGVHIPKQNWPHSGIFGTIDKASAQRGFQIYKEVCAACHSMRLVPIRTLAGIGFSEDELKAIAAGYEVQAGPNDAGEMFMRPAVPADRFPSPFANDQAARASNNGALPPDLSLMAKARVGGEDYLYAFLTGFEEPPADVKLMDGMNYNKVFPGHQVGMPNILQPDGVTFADGTKATVEQQAHDVATFLTFAAEPHLDARKQMGVKVILFLLVLAGLMYATKRKLWSTLH is encoded by the coding sequence ATGCGCGCGTTGAAGACTGCTATCCTCTCGGCGGCGCTGGCTCTCGGCCTCGCCGGGGCCGCGCAGGCCGCGGAAGGCGTGCACATCCCCAAGCAGAACTGGCCGCACAGCGGCATCTTCGGGACCATCGACAAGGCGTCGGCCCAGCGTGGCTTCCAGATCTACAAGGAAGTCTGCGCCGCCTGCCATTCCATGCGTCTGGTCCCGATCCGCACCCTGGCCGGCATCGGCTTCAGCGAGGACGAGCTGAAGGCGATCGCCGCCGGCTATGAGGTGCAGGCCGGTCCGAACGATGCGGGCGAGATGTTCATGCGTCCGGCCGTTCCGGCCGACCGCTTCCCGTCGCCCTTCGCCAACGACCAGGCGGCCCGTGCGTCGAACAACGGTGCCCTGCCGCCCGACCTGTCGCTGATGGCCAAGGCCCGTGTCGGCGGCGAGGATTACCTCTACGCCTTCCTGACCGGCTTCGAGGAGCCGCCGGCCGACGTCAAGCTGATGGACGGCATGAACTACAACAAGGTGTTCCCCGGCCATCAGGTCGGCATGCCGAACATCCTGCAGCCGGACGGCGTCACCTTCGCCGACGGCACCAAGGCGACGGTGGAGCAGCAGGCGCACGACGTGGCGACCTTCCTGACCTTCGCCGCGGAACCGCACCTGGATGCCCGCAAGCAGATGGGCGTCAAGGTCATCCTGTTCCTGCTGGTGCTGGCTGGCCTGATGTATGCCACCAAGCGCAAGCTGTGGAGCACGCTGCACTGA
- a CDS encoding DUF924 family protein: MVDKLIDEIVDFWFDEAMKPYWFRRSASFDRAVADTLGPHYEAAARGDHDRWMEDVDGCIALCILLDQVPRNMFRDDPRAFATDDKARAVSDHAVANGFDLECTTDERIFLYLPYEHHEDLASQERSVALFTERVGDETTVRYALRHREIIQRFGRFPHRNAVLGRPSTPEEEAFLKEPDSSF, from the coding sequence ATGGTGGACAAGCTGATCGACGAGATCGTCGATTTCTGGTTCGACGAGGCGATGAAGCCCTATTGGTTCCGCAGATCGGCCAGCTTCGACCGCGCGGTCGCCGACACGCTCGGTCCCCATTACGAGGCGGCGGCCCGCGGCGACCATGATCGCTGGATGGAGGATGTCGACGGCTGCATCGCGCTGTGCATCCTGCTCGATCAGGTGCCGCGCAACATGTTCCGCGACGATCCGCGCGCCTTCGCCACCGACGACAAGGCACGGGCCGTGAGCGACCATGCCGTCGCCAACGGCTTCGATCTGGAATGCACCACCGACGAGCGGATCTTCCTCTACCTGCCCTATGAGCATCACGAGGATCTCGCGAGCCAGGAGCGGTCGGTGGCGCTGTTCACCGAGCGGGTCGGCGACGAGACCACGGTGCGCTATGCCCTGCGCCACCGCGAGATCATCCAGCGCTTCGGCCGCTTCCCCCACCGCAACGCCGTCCTCGGCCGCCCGAGCACGCCGGAGGAGGAGGCGTTCCTGAAGGAGCCGGACTCCTCCTTCTAG
- a CDS encoding acyl-CoA carboxylase subunit beta, with protein MQDILAKLESKRAAARLGGGEKRIAGQHAKGKLTARERIELFLDEGSFEEFDMFVEHRCIDFGMENQKVPGDGVVTGHGTVNGRLVFVFSQDFTVFGGALSEAHAEKICKIMDQALKVGAPVIGLNDSGGARIQEGVASLGGYAEVFQRNVDASGVIPQISLIMGPCAGGAVYSPAMTDFIFMVKDSSYMFVTGPDVVKTVTHEVVTAEELGGAVTHSTKSGVADLAFENDVEALLQLRRFVDFLPSSNREKAPVRPCADPLDREDFSLDTLVPENPNKPYDMKELILKIVDEGDFFELQPEYAKNILIGFARMNGSTVGIVANQPMVLAGCLDIDSSKKAARFVRFCDAFEIPILTLVDVPGFMPGTSQEYGGIIKHGAKLLYAYAEATVPKVTVITRKAYGGAYDVMSSKHLRGDVNYAWPSAEIAVMGAKGAVEIIFRSDIGDAEKIEARTEEYKQKFANPFVAASRGYIDDVIMPHGTRRRITKALSMLKNKQLQNPWRKHDNIPL; from the coding sequence ATGCAAGACATTCTGGCCAAGTTGGAGTCCAAGCGCGCCGCGGCGCGGCTGGGCGGCGGTGAGAAGCGCATCGCCGGCCAGCACGCCAAAGGCAAGCTGACCGCGCGTGAGCGGATCGAGCTGTTCCTCGACGAAGGGTCGTTCGAGGAGTTCGACATGTTCGTCGAACATCGCTGCATCGACTTCGGCATGGAAAACCAGAAGGTCCCGGGCGACGGCGTGGTGACGGGCCACGGCACCGTCAACGGCCGCCTCGTCTTCGTCTTCAGCCAGGACTTCACGGTCTTCGGCGGTGCGCTGTCGGAGGCGCATGCCGAGAAGATCTGCAAGATCATGGACCAGGCGTTGAAGGTCGGCGCCCCGGTCATCGGCCTGAACGACAGCGGCGGCGCCCGCATCCAGGAGGGTGTCGCCTCGCTCGGCGGCTATGCCGAGGTGTTCCAGCGCAACGTCGATGCCTCGGGCGTCATCCCGCAGATCTCGCTGATCATGGGGCCGTGCGCCGGCGGTGCTGTGTACTCGCCGGCCATGACCGACTTCATCTTCATGGTGAAGGACAGCTCCTACATGTTCGTCACCGGCCCCGACGTGGTGAAGACCGTCACCCACGAGGTCGTGACCGCCGAGGAGCTGGGCGGCGCCGTCACCCACTCCACCAAGTCGGGCGTGGCCGATCTGGCCTTCGAGAATGATGTCGAGGCGCTGCTGCAGCTGCGCCGCTTCGTCGATTTCCTGCCGTCGTCGAACCGGGAGAAGGCGCCGGTCCGCCCCTGCGCCGATCCGCTCGACCGCGAGGACTTCTCGCTCGACACGCTGGTGCCGGAGAACCCGAACAAGCCCTACGACATGAAGGAGCTGATCCTCAAGATCGTCGACGAGGGCGACTTCTTCGAACTCCAGCCGGAATACGCCAAGAACATCCTGATCGGCTTCGCCCGGATGAACGGCTCCACGGTCGGCATCGTCGCCAACCAGCCGATGGTGCTGGCCGGCTGTCTCGACATCGACAGCTCCAAGAAGGCGGCGCGCTTCGTTCGCTTCTGCGACGCCTTCGAAATCCCGATCCTGACCCTGGTCGACGTCCCCGGCTTCATGCCCGGCACCAGCCAGGAGTATGGCGGCATCATCAAGCATGGCGCCAAGCTGCTGTACGCGTACGCCGAGGCCACCGTGCCGAAGGTGACGGTCATCACCCGCAAGGCGTACGGCGGCGCGTACGACGTGATGTCGTCCAAGCATCTGCGCGGCGACGTGAACTATGCGTGGCCGTCGGCGGAAATCGCGGTGATGGGCGCCAAGGGCGCGGTGGAGATCATCTTCCGCAGCGATATCGGCGACGCCGAGAAGATCGAGGCGCGTACGGAAGAGTACAAGCAGAAATTCGCCAATCCCTTCGTCGCCGCGTCGCGCGGTTACATCGACGACGTCATCATGCCGCACGGAACCCGCCGCCGCATCACCAAGGCGCTGTCCATGCTGAAGAACAAGCAGCTCCAGAACCCCTGGCGCAAGCACGACAACATTCCGCTGTGA
- a CDS encoding acetyl-CoA carboxylase biotin carboxylase subunit has protein sequence MFEKILIANRGEIACRVIRTARRMGIKTVAVYSDADRNALHVEMADEAVHIGAAPSAQSYLLVDRIVEACKKTGAQAVHPGYGFLSEKREFQEALAAAGIAFIGPDAHAIQAMGDKIESKKLAKEAGVSTVPGYLGVIADDEEAVTIARDIGYPVMIKASAGGGGKGMRVAWNDEEAREGFRSATNEARSSFADDRVFVEKYIQQPRHIEIQLLADGQGTCLYLHERECSIQRRHQKVIEEAPSPFLDAATRKAMGEQAVALANAVQYKSAGTVEFIVDAERNFYFLEMNTRLQVEHPVTELITGLDLVELMIRVAAGEKLTIRQEDVQLNGWAVEARVYAEDPFRNFLPSTGRLTHYRPPAAHPHVRVDTGVFEGGEISMYYDPMIAKLCTWGSTRDAAIAGMREALDQYYIRGVSHNIPFLASLMANQRFVDGRLTTNFIAEEYPTGFHASDLPPEDPAVLIAVAAVIHRSLNDRDIQISGKMPGNKAKVRDDWVVVLDGTQHPVHLHPADGSPQRIGYTVDIDGKHHTVWSDWQIGEPLFRGTVNGTPVCVQIDRVGIGYRLHHSGSQAVVKVLTPKAAQLDALMPVKAPPDMSKFLLSPMPGLLVSLAVTEGQEVKAGEVLAVVEAMKMENILRAAQDGTVAKIHAAPGSSLAVDQKIVEFA, from the coding sequence ATGTTCGAGAAGATCCTCATCGCCAACCGTGGCGAGATCGCCTGCCGCGTCATCCGCACGGCACGCCGCATGGGCATCAAGACCGTCGCGGTCTATTCCGACGCCGACAGGAACGCGCTCCATGTCGAGATGGCCGACGAGGCCGTCCACATCGGCGCCGCTCCGTCCGCCCAGAGCTACCTGCTGGTCGACCGCATCGTCGAGGCCTGCAAGAAGACCGGTGCCCAGGCGGTCCATCCCGGCTACGGCTTCCTCTCGGAGAAGCGCGAGTTCCAGGAGGCGCTGGCGGCTGCCGGCATCGCCTTCATCGGTCCGGACGCCCACGCCATCCAGGCGATGGGCGACAAGATCGAGTCCAAGAAGCTGGCGAAGGAAGCCGGCGTCTCCACCGTTCCCGGCTATCTCGGCGTCATCGCCGACGATGAAGAGGCGGTGACGATCGCCCGCGACATCGGCTATCCGGTGATGATCAAGGCCTCGGCCGGCGGCGGTGGCAAGGGCATGCGCGTTGCCTGGAACGACGAGGAGGCGCGCGAGGGCTTCCGCTCGGCGACCAACGAGGCACGCTCCAGCTTCGCCGACGACCGCGTCTTCGTCGAGAAATACATCCAGCAGCCGCGCCACATCGAAATCCAGCTGCTGGCCGACGGGCAGGGCACCTGCCTGTACCTGCACGAGCGTGAATGCTCGATCCAGCGCCGCCACCAGAAGGTCATCGAGGAGGCTCCGAGCCCCTTCCTCGACGCCGCCACCCGCAAGGCGATGGGCGAGCAGGCGGTGGCTCTGGCCAATGCGGTGCAGTACAAGTCGGCCGGCACGGTGGAATTCATCGTCGATGCCGAGCGCAACTTCTACTTCCTGGAGATGAACACCCGCCTCCAGGTCGAACATCCGGTCACCGAGCTGATCACCGGCCTCGACCTTGTCGAGCTGATGATCCGCGTCGCCGCCGGCGAGAAGCTGACGATCCGCCAGGAGGACGTGCAGCTGAACGGCTGGGCCGTCGAGGCGCGCGTCTATGCCGAGGATCCCTTCCGCAACTTCCTGCCCTCCACCGGCCGCCTCACCCACTACCGGCCGCCGGCCGCCCACCCGCATGTCCGCGTCGACACCGGCGTGTTCGAGGGTGGTGAGATCTCGATGTACTACGATCCGATGATCGCCAAGCTCTGCACCTGGGGATCGACGCGCGATGCGGCGATCGCCGGCATGCGCGAGGCGCTGGACCAGTATTACATCCGCGGCGTCAGCCACAACATCCCGTTCCTGGCCTCGCTGATGGCGAACCAGCGCTTCGTCGACGGGCGGCTGACCACCAACTTCATCGCCGAGGAATATCCGACCGGCTTCCACGCCTCGGACCTGCCGCCGGAAGACCCGGCGGTGCTGATCGCGGTGGCCGCGGTGATCCACCGCAGCCTGAACGACCGCGATATCCAGATCTCCGGCAAGATGCCGGGCAACAAGGCAAAGGTGCGCGACGACTGGGTGGTCGTGCTGGACGGCACCCAGCATCCGGTGCATCTGCATCCCGCGGACGGCAGCCCGCAGCGCATCGGCTACACCGTCGACATCGACGGCAAGCACCACACGGTGTGGAGCGACTGGCAGATCGGCGAGCCGCTGTTCCGCGGCACGGTGAACGGCACGCCCGTCTGCGTCCAGATCGACCGCGTCGGCATCGGCTATCGCTTGCACCACAGCGGGTCGCAGGCCGTCGTCAAAGTATTGACCCCGAAGGCGGCACAGCTCGACGCCCTGATGCCGGTGAAGGCGCCGCCTGACATGTCGAAGTTCCTGCTGTCGCCGATGCCGGGCCTGCTGGTGTCGCTGGCGGTGACGGAAGGCCAGGAGGTCAAGGCCGGCGAGGTTCTGGCCGTGGTCGAGGCGATGAAGATGGAGAACATTCTGCGCGCCGCGCAGGACGGGACGGTCGCGAAAATCCACGCAGCCCCGGGCAGCAGCCTGGCGGTCGATCAGAAGATCGTGGAATTCGCGTAA
- a CDS encoding response regulator, with protein MLAVSTTALAQARGITLDVSVLTGTPPRLIGNAETVSSLCSALAASAISCAEPGRLSLRLSALPNGEESVVLRAELHGRYDGHCKDGFGKDFARRLLAAMGAQMTVTQENDGSLRAMLDMPAALPSRTTDGELLMSWARSRGGRLLVVDDSATNRMVVAGLLAKAGFSVETATGGAEAVVAVAQAPVPPEAVLMDVAMPDMDGVAATATIRKLGDERSRIPIIAVTANAQPEDRVRCLAAGMNDYLTKPVRRADLLGALERWLAPQQA; from the coding sequence ATGCTGGCGGTTTCCACCACGGCTCTGGCGCAAGCGCGGGGGATAACCCTGGACGTCAGCGTGCTGACCGGCACGCCGCCGCGGCTGATCGGCAATGCCGAGACCGTGAGCAGCCTGTGCAGTGCGCTGGCCGCAAGCGCCATCTCCTGCGCCGAACCGGGCCGGCTCAGCCTCCGCCTCTCGGCCCTGCCGAACGGCGAGGAGTCGGTCGTTCTCCGGGCCGAATTGCATGGCCGCTACGATGGGCACTGCAAGGACGGGTTCGGCAAGGACTTCGCCCGTCGGCTGCTGGCGGCGATGGGCGCGCAGATGACCGTGACGCAGGAGAACGACGGCTCCCTGCGGGCGATGCTCGACATGCCGGCCGCCCTGCCGTCGCGCACCACCGACGGCGAGCTGCTGATGAGCTGGGCGCGTTCGCGCGGCGGCCGGCTCCTGGTCGTGGATGACAGCGCGACCAACCGGATGGTGGTGGCGGGCCTGCTCGCCAAGGCAGGATTTTCGGTCGAGACCGCCACCGGCGGGGCGGAGGCCGTGGTGGCCGTCGCCCAGGCGCCGGTACCGCCCGAGGCGGTGTTGATGGACGTCGCCATGCCCGATATGGACGGGGTGGCGGCCACCGCCACCATCCGCAAGCTGGGCGACGAGCGCAGCCGCATCCCGATCATCGCCGTAACCGCCAATGCCCAGCCGGAGGACCGCGTCCGCTGCCTCGCCGCCGGCATGAACGACTACCTGACCAAGCCGGTCCGCCGCGCCGACCTGCTCGGCGCACTGGAACGCTGGCTGGCGCCTCAACAGGCGTGA
- a CDS encoding diguanylate cyclase has translation MAVPLLFGAAAQAGEAVPYCADPDWPPYESMSADGKHQGIAADLLALVSRRSGVALRAVPTRDWEESIAAVRDGRCRFLSFLNRTPKREEWLAFTEPLFIDPNVLVTREGHDYIADLAAVGGETMVLPRGTSVEERVRREFPNLRIVLVDSEAEAFATVSRGMADMTLRSLTVAVYTIKTAGWFNLKVAGHLPGYENALRIGVRKDEPGLLAVLDRGVGTISTAERTSIANRHVAIQVQSPLDAWTLTKLLALPAAVVLTSLFWVVKLMRVNERLRVQSRTDVLTGLANRSHLNEVCRSEMERAARYGRPMSIILVDLDHFKQVNDRFGHVFGDQVLVEFAGLAGKALRATDTVGRWGGEEFLILCPETGPGAAFALAERLRRMMRAYDFPNGHRQTGSFGVAPFRDGDSIDRLLIRADNALYRAKNEGRDRVVLDEGSVDLTEPALSRTACPAD, from the coding sequence TTGGCGGTTCCGCTTCTGTTCGGTGCAGCGGCGCAGGCCGGCGAGGCCGTTCCCTACTGCGCCGATCCCGATTGGCCTCCCTACGAATCCATGTCCGCCGACGGAAAGCACCAGGGCATCGCGGCAGACCTTCTGGCGCTGGTTTCGCGGCGTTCCGGGGTGGCTTTGCGGGCCGTGCCGACCCGTGATTGGGAGGAGAGCATCGCGGCGGTGCGCGACGGGCGGTGCCGCTTCCTCAGCTTCCTGAACCGGACGCCGAAGCGGGAGGAATGGCTGGCCTTTACCGAACCGCTGTTCATCGACCCGAACGTGCTGGTGACGCGGGAGGGGCATGATTACATCGCCGATCTGGCCGCTGTCGGCGGCGAGACGATGGTGCTTCCCAGGGGAACCTCGGTCGAGGAAAGGGTGAGGCGCGAGTTTCCCAACCTCCGCATCGTCCTGGTCGACAGCGAGGCGGAGGCCTTCGCGACGGTTTCCCGTGGCATGGCGGACATGACGTTGAGGTCGCTGACGGTCGCCGTCTATACGATCAAGACCGCCGGCTGGTTCAACCTGAAGGTTGCCGGCCATCTGCCGGGCTACGAGAATGCGTTGCGGATCGGCGTTCGCAAGGACGAGCCGGGGTTGCTGGCTGTCCTCGACCGCGGGGTTGGAACGATTTCCACCGCCGAACGGACATCCATCGCCAACCGGCATGTCGCCATTCAGGTCCAGTCGCCGCTCGATGCTTGGACGCTGACGAAGCTGCTGGCGCTTCCCGCCGCGGTCGTCCTGACCAGCCTGTTCTGGGTCGTCAAGCTGATGCGGGTGAACGAGCGGCTGCGGGTGCAGTCGCGCACCGACGTATTGACCGGACTTGCCAACCGCAGCCATCTGAACGAGGTCTGCCGTTCGGAAATGGAGCGGGCCGCCCGATATGGCCGGCCGATGTCGATCATCCTGGTCGATCTCGACCATTTCAAGCAGGTCAACGACCGGTTCGGACATGTTTTCGGCGATCAGGTCCTGGTCGAATTCGCCGGCTTGGCAGGCAAGGCGCTGCGGGCCACCGACACGGTCGGCCGGTGGGGCGGCGAGGAGTTTCTCATCCTGTGCCCGGAGACCGGCCCGGGAGCCGCGTTCGCGTTGGCCGAAAGGCTGCGCCGCATGATGCGCGCCTATGATTTTCCCAACGGCCACCGCCAGACCGGCAGTTTCGGCGTCGCCCCCTTTCGCGACGGCGACAGCATCGACCGGTTGCTGATCCGTGCCGACAATGCGCTCTACCGCGCCAAGAACGAAGGTCGCGACCGCGTCGTGCTCGACGAAGGTTCGGTGGACCTGACGGAGCCGGCGCTCAGCCGGACGGCGTGTCCGGCGGATTGA
- the scpA gene encoding methylmalonyl-CoA mutase: protein MTEFPQKTLADWDKLAAKDLGADGDISKLVWKTPEGLDVKALYTAADLEGLELDTLPGFPPFTRGPRATMYAVKPWTIRQYAGFSTAEESNAFYKANLKAGQMGLSVAFDLATHRGYDSDHPRVVGDVGKAGVAIDSVEDMKVLFADIPLDKMSVSMTMNGAVLPILAGYIVAAEEQGVSQDKLSGTIQNDILKEFMVRNTYIYPPEPSMRIIADIIEYTSQHMPKFNSISISGYHMQEAGATAVQELAFTIADGLEYVRAAMSKGLPVDKFAPRLSFFFSIGMNFFMEIAKLRAARLLWSSLMQEKFQPKDARSLALRTHCQTSGVSLTEQDPYNNVIRTTIEAMAAVLGGTQSLHTNAFDEALGLPTKFSARIARNTQLIIAEEAGVTKVVDPLGGSFYIEHLTHSLANAALELIGRVEEMGGMTKAVESGMPKLLIEEAAARRQAAIDRGEEVIVGVNKYRPENPEGVDVLDIDNTAVREAQIARLKQIRATRDEAKCQDALAALTKAATEKTGNLLALSVEATRARATVGEISDALEKAFTRHVAVIRSVSGVYGSAYEGDEGFRKIQEEVASFAAEEGRRPRILVVKMGQDGHDRGAKVIATSFADIGFDVDIGPLFQTPDEAARQAVENDVHVIGVSSQAAGHKTLVPQLIEELRKQGAGDILVVCGGVIPPQDYDFLYKAGAAAIYGPGTNIPKAASDILGILRKQKAAV, encoded by the coding sequence ATGACCGAGTTCCCGCAGAAGACCCTTGCCGACTGGGACAAGCTGGCCGCCAAGGATCTCGGCGCCGACGGCGACATTTCCAAGCTGGTCTGGAAGACCCCGGAAGGGCTGGACGTCAAGGCGCTCTACACCGCCGCCGACCTGGAAGGGCTGGAGCTGGACACGCTGCCCGGCTTTCCGCCCTTCACCCGCGGCCCGCGCGCCACGATGTATGCGGTGAAGCCCTGGACCATCCGGCAATATGCCGGCTTCTCCACCGCGGAGGAGTCCAACGCCTTCTACAAGGCCAACCTGAAGGCCGGCCAGATGGGCCTGTCGGTGGCCTTCGACCTCGCCACCCACCGCGGCTATGACAGCGACCATCCGCGCGTCGTCGGCGATGTCGGCAAGGCCGGCGTGGCCATCGACAGCGTCGAGGACATGAAGGTCCTGTTCGCCGACATCCCGCTCGACAAGATGTCGGTGTCGATGACCATGAACGGCGCCGTGCTGCCGATCCTGGCCGGCTACATCGTCGCGGCCGAGGAGCAGGGCGTTTCGCAGGACAAGCTGAGCGGGACCATCCAGAACGACATCCTCAAGGAGTTCATGGTCCGCAACACCTACATCTACCCGCCCGAACCCTCGATGCGGATCATCGCCGACATCATCGAGTACACCTCCCAGCACATGCCGAAGTTCAACTCGATCTCGATCTCCGGCTACCACATGCAGGAGGCCGGCGCGACGGCGGTGCAGGAGCTGGCCTTCACCATCGCCGACGGTCTGGAATATGTCCGCGCCGCGATGTCCAAGGGGCTGCCGGTCGACAAGTTCGCGCCGCGCCTGTCCTTCTTCTTCTCCATCGGCATGAATTTCTTCATGGAGATCGCCAAGCTGCGCGCCGCGCGCCTGCTGTGGTCCTCCCTGATGCAGGAGAAGTTCCAGCCGAAGGACGCGCGCTCGCTGGCGCTGCGCACCCATTGCCAGACCTCCGGCGTCTCGCTGACCGAGCAGGACCCCTACAACAACGTCATCCGCACCACCATCGAGGCGATGGCCGCGGTGCTGGGCGGCACCCAGTCGCTGCACACCAACGCCTTCGACGAGGCGCTGGGCCTGCCGACCAAATTCTCCGCCCGCATCGCCCGCAACACCCAGCTGATCATCGCGGAGGAGGCCGGCGTCACCAAGGTGGTCGATCCGCTGGGCGGCTCCTTCTACATCGAACACCTGACCCACAGCCTCGCCAACGCCGCGCTGGAGCTGATCGGCCGGGTCGAGGAGATGGGCGGCATGACCAAGGCGGTCGAGAGCGGCATGCCCAAGCTGCTGATCGAGGAGGCCGCCGCCCGCCGTCAGGCCGCCATCGACCGCGGCGAGGAGGTGATCGTCGGTGTCAACAAGTACCGTCCGGAGAACCCCGAAGGGGTGGACGTGCTGGACATCGACAACACCGCCGTCCGCGAGGCGCAGATCGCCCGGCTGAAGCAGATCCGTGCCACCCGCGACGAGGCCAAGTGCCAGGATGCACTGGCGGCGCTGACCAAGGCGGCCACGGAGAAGACCGGCAACCTGCTGGCCCTGTCGGTCGAGGCCACCCGCGCCCGCGCCACCGTCGGCGAGATCTCCGACGCGTTGGAAAAGGCCTTCACCCGCCATGTCGCCGTCATCCGTTCGGTGTCGGGCGTCTACGGCTCGGCCTATGAGGGCGACGAGGGCTTCAGGAAGATCCAGGAGGAGGTGGCGTCCTTCGCCGCCGAGGAAGGCCGCCGGCCGCGCATCCTGGTGGTGAAGATGGGCCAGGACGGCCACGACCGCGGCGCCAAGGTGATCGCCACCAGCTTCGCCGACATCGGCTTCGACGTCGACATCGGGCCGCTGTTCCAGACCCCGGACGAGGCGGCGCGGCAGGCGGTGGAGAACGACGTCCACGTCATCGGCGTGTCGAGCCAAGCCGCCGGCCACAAGACGCTGGTGCCGCAGCTGATCGAGGAACTGCGCAAACAGGGCGCCGGCGACATCCTGGTGGTGTGCGGCGGCGTGATCCCGCCGCAGGATTACGACTTCCTCTACAAGGCCGGCGCCGCGGCCATCTACGGGCCGGGCACCAACATCCCGAAGGCGGCGTCCGACATCCTGGGCATCCTGCGCAAGCAGAAGGCGGCGGTTTGA